One Pseudothermotoga sp. genomic window carries:
- a CDS encoding tripartite tricarboxylate transporter TctB family protein, translating to MRFGKDFYSGLILSLFGVLMFFESQKIRRLRFDVLDNTFFPSVATILLVIFSVALVIHSLLSKEKPKPIVFEKPLRVILFLVSFLVYILLMEPVGFVLSSIIFVFVSCLIISWPIKIKTTVYSAIFAIATSFSVWYVFAKVLRLVLP from the coding sequence ATGCGCTTTGGGAAGGATTTTTATTCTGGGTTGATTCTGAGTTTGTTCGGTGTTTTGATGTTTTTTGAAAGTCAAAAAATAAGAAGGTTGAGATTCGACGTGTTGGACAACACATTTTTTCCAAGTGTAGCTACTATTCTGCTGGTGATATTCTCTGTCGCTTTAGTTATTCATTCACTCCTCAGCAAAGAGAAACCCAAACCGATCGTCTTCGAAAAGCCTTTAAGAGTAATCCTCTTTTTGGTCAGCTTTCTGGTCTACATTTTGTTGATGGAACCGGTCGGTTTCGTTCTATCTAGCATCATATTCGTTTTTGTCTCGTGTTTGATCATATCTTGGCCCATTAAGATTAAAACGACGGTTTATTCTGCAATCTTCGCCATCGCAACGAGTTTTTCTGTGTGGTACGTTTTTGCTAAAGTGCTGAGGCTAGTGCTCCCCTGA
- a CDS encoding hydroxyacid dehydrogenase, whose product MIVQPIHENGVKMLLNAGFEVVQASNPEPSVVAREISDCDGVIVRTALFTAEIIRNAPKLKVIARHGVGVDNIDVEEASKHGIYVVNTPNANALSVAEATVAFILALAKQLKQMDAATRRGDFKIRDLFSTMDVDGKTLGIIGLGRIGSLVAKKCQAAFSMKVLAYDPYIDTSRALELGVELTSLDRLLKEADFVTIHVPLTTETKNMIGEAQLKLMKPTAYIINMARGPIWDEYAVVKALNEGWIAGAATDVFVEEPPKNDHPFLKCEKILLTPHNSALTKECVIRMAEGAAQGVIEVLTGKKPSFPVNLDLLRKYGKI is encoded by the coding sequence ATGATAGTACAACCGATCCACGAAAACGGCGTGAAAATGCTTTTGAATGCGGGATTCGAGGTCGTGCAAGCTTCAAATCCAGAACCATCTGTCGTTGCTCGCGAGATCTCAGATTGCGATGGAGTTATAGTCAGGACCGCACTTTTCACGGCGGAGATCATAAGAAATGCACCAAAACTCAAGGTCATAGCGAGACACGGTGTAGGGGTGGACAACATCGACGTTGAAGAAGCCTCAAAGCATGGAATTTACGTTGTCAACACTCCCAATGCGAATGCACTCTCGGTTGCTGAAGCTACAGTTGCGTTCATACTCGCTCTAGCAAAGCAACTCAAGCAGATGGATGCTGCTACGAGGAGAGGGGATTTCAAGATCAGGGATCTATTCTCAACCATGGATGTGGATGGAAAAACTCTTGGGATCATTGGTCTAGGTAGGATAGGTTCGTTGGTGGCGAAGAAATGTCAAGCTGCTTTCTCGATGAAGGTACTCGCTTACGATCCCTACATCGACACTAGTAGAGCTTTGGAGCTGGGGGTTGAGTTAACCTCATTGGATCGACTTTTGAAAGAAGCGGATTTCGTCACAATCCATGTTCCACTCACAACTGAAACAAAAAATATGATAGGAGAAGCACAGTTGAAACTCATGAAACCAACTGCGTACATCATAAACATGGCGCGTGGTCCAATTTGGGACGAATACGCTGTGGTGAAAGCGCTCAACGAAGGTTGGATAGCAGGTGCGGCCACTGACGTATTTGTCGAAGAACCCCCAAAGAACGATCATCCCTTCCTCAAATGTGAAAAAATCTTGCTCACACCACACAACTCAGCACTCACTAAAGAATGCGTGATCAGGATGGCAGAAGGAGCGGCACAAGGTGTGATAGAAGTTCTAACGGGAAAGAAACCGAGCTTTCCTGTGAATCTAGATCTCTTGAGAAAGTACGGAAAGATTTGA
- the dapA gene encoding 4-hydroxy-tetrahydrodipicolinate synthase — MNFVPKGVIPAVVTPMHKDESINESAFRKLLNYLVNNGVHGVFVIGSQGEFYALTKEEKIRLMEIAVEEVNGRVPVYAGTGGITTKEVIELNDAAERIGVDAVSIITPYYITPSQDELYEHYAKIAKATRLPVLLYNNPGRTGGVKLEPRTVEKLADIDNIVGIKDSSGDLTNTSEYIRRTKAKNFYVLAGRDTLILATLLYGGTGSIAATANAAPKLVASIYDYFIKGDIENAKRAQEELTPLRLAFELGTFPVVIKEALNMMGIEAGPARGPIKGLSEEKKAELRKVLQEMKLL; from the coding sequence ATGAATTTTGTTCCAAAAGGAGTTATACCAGCGGTCGTTACACCCATGCACAAAGATGAGAGTATCAACGAGTCGGCTTTCAGAAAACTTTTAAACTATCTAGTCAACAACGGTGTTCACGGTGTCTTTGTGATAGGAAGCCAAGGGGAATTTTACGCTCTGACGAAGGAAGAGAAAATTAGATTGATGGAGATCGCCGTCGAGGAAGTGAACGGTAGAGTTCCAGTTTATGCAGGTACTGGAGGTATAACTACTAAAGAAGTCATCGAGCTCAATGATGCGGCGGAGAGGATAGGTGTGGATGCTGTTTCCATCATCACACCGTACTATATCACACCATCGCAAGACGAGCTGTACGAACATTATGCAAAGATCGCGAAAGCCACCAGATTGCCAGTTTTGTTATACAACAACCCTGGAAGAACTGGGGGTGTGAAGCTGGAGCCACGAACGGTTGAAAAGCTGGCAGACATCGATAATATCGTGGGTATAAAGGATAGCAGTGGCGATTTGACTAACACGAGTGAGTACATAAGACGTACTAAAGCTAAGAATTTTTATGTGCTCGCGGGGAGAGACACGCTCATACTAGCCACACTGCTCTACGGTGGAACTGGTTCCATTGCAGCAACAGCCAACGCCGCACCAAAGCTTGTTGCAAGCATATATGATTATTTCATCAAAGGAGATATTGAGAATGCAAAACGAGCTCAGGAAGAACTCACGCCGTTGAGACTAGCCTTTGAGCTCGGAACCTTCCCGGTGGTCATCAAAGAAGCATTGAACATGATGGGAATCGAAGCTGGGCCGGCACGTGGACCAATCAAGGGTTTGAGTGAGGAAAAGAAAGCCGAACTGAGAAAAGTC
- the larA gene encoding nickel-dependent lactate racemase, with protein sequence MQIKLPYDKDRFLEVEIPEQNILAIARARFPEAVKDPISELKRSFRNPIASPKLGEILGKKSKVAIVVTDMTRHAMDGLVSELLLEEIHSAGVPKKNVYFLIALGTHRPMNQKEIEEKLGEKIVNEYAIYNHDCHNGLTDLGQSSAGFPMKISKKLMEADVKITVGVIEPHLFAGYSGGVKTICVGLAGIETIGATHSLKVLSDPRTRLGVIEGNVFRDFLNEMAQRVKIDFTVNLVLNEEKQLTAAFSGHPIESFNAAVKFTKSFVEVPVQGVADVVISCPGFPKSVNLYQATRAANTVVLGPKPVVKRGGLILIPARCEDGLGDENYYKFMSSFDNFENLREHIFTKGFEIGEHKAYVLTKILSHASIVMSDCEIDDLILRKMYLLKVSTLQEGIDQILKENPRTKFLVMPNGVHTIPILEG encoded by the coding sequence ATGCAGATAAAACTTCCCTACGACAAGGATCGTTTTCTCGAGGTGGAGATACCCGAGCAAAACATTTTGGCAATAGCTCGAGCTCGCTTTCCCGAGGCCGTAAAGGATCCTATAAGTGAACTGAAAAGATCGTTTCGTAATCCCATAGCTTCACCCAAGCTCGGTGAAATCTTGGGGAAAAAGAGCAAAGTGGCCATCGTTGTCACAGATATGACGAGGCACGCCATGGACGGTTTGGTTAGCGAATTGTTGCTCGAGGAAATTCACTCGGCAGGCGTACCAAAAAAGAATGTATATTTTCTAATCGCGCTTGGCACACACAGGCCCATGAATCAAAAAGAAATAGAAGAAAAATTGGGAGAAAAGATCGTGAATGAGTATGCCATTTACAATCATGATTGCCACAATGGACTCACAGACTTAGGGCAAAGTTCGGCAGGTTTCCCAATGAAGATCAGCAAAAAGCTGATGGAAGCTGATGTAAAAATCACCGTAGGTGTGATCGAGCCGCACCTGTTTGCAGGTTACAGTGGGGGAGTTAAAACTATTTGTGTCGGTTTGGCAGGTATCGAAACGATAGGTGCAACGCACAGCCTCAAAGTACTTTCAGATCCCAGAACGAGACTTGGGGTTATAGAGGGTAATGTTTTCAGAGATTTTCTCAACGAGATGGCTCAGAGAGTGAAAATAGATTTCACAGTGAACCTTGTGTTGAACGAAGAAAAGCAACTCACAGCGGCGTTTTCTGGTCATCCCATTGAATCGTTCAATGCCGCTGTGAAGTTTACCAAGTCCTTTGTGGAGGTTCCCGTTCAAGGTGTAGCGGACGTGGTCATTTCGTGCCCGGGTTTTCCGAAGAGTGTGAACTTGTATCAAGCCACAAGGGCTGCAAACACGGTGGTTCTTGGACCAAAGCCTGTAGTGAAAAGAGGAGGGCTCATTCTCATACCCGCTCGGTGTGAAGACGGCTTGGGTGACGAGAATTACTATAAATTCATGTCTAGCTTCGATAATTTTGAAAACTTAAGGGAACATATATTCACGAAAGGTTTTGAAATCGGTGAACATAAAGCATACGTTCTGACCAAGATTTTATCTCACGCTTCGATCGTAATGAGTGATTGCGAGATAGATGATCTCATTTTGAGAAAGATGTACCTCTTGAAAGTTTCCACGCTTCAAGAAGGAATCGATCAAATTTTGAAGGAAAATCCACGTACAAAATTTCTTGTGATGCCCAACGGTGTGCATACGATTCCAATTTTGGAGGGATGA